The window CCATCTACACCGACATCGCCCGCGACGGCATCCTGAGCGGCGTCAACGTGACCGCCACGGCGGCGCTGGCCGAGGCGACCGGGCTGGAGATCATCGCCTCGGGTGGCGTCAGTTCGCTCGACGACGTAGCCCAGTTGCGGGCCTACGCGCCGGGCATCGGCGGGGTCATCATCGGCCGCGCCCTCTATGATAACCGCGTCGATCTGGCGGCGGCCGTGGCCCTGGCCGGTGAAGGAGATAGTCATGCTGGCTAAGCGCATCATTCCCTGCCTCGACGTGAAGGACGGCCGGGTCGTCAAGGGTATCAATTTCGTGGCCCTGCGTGATGCCGGCGACCCGGTGGAGCAGGCGAGCTACTACGACGCGGAAGGGGCCGACGAACTGGTCTTCCTGGACATTACGGCCACCCACGAGGCGCGGGGGACGGTCATGGCGATGGCCCGCGCCGTGGCCGACCGGGTGTTCATCCCGTTCACGGTTGGCGGCGGCATTCGCACGGTGGACGACATGCGGGCCATCCTGCGCGCCGGGGCGGACAAGGTGAGCATCAACTCGGCCGCCGTCCGCACCCCGGAACTGATCGCCACCGGGGCGACCGCGTTCGGCAGCCAGGCCATCGTCGTCGCCATCGACGCGCGGCGGCGAACGGCCGGACCGGACGGCTGGGAAGTCTACGTCAGCGGCGGCCGGGTGGCGACCGGGCTGGACGCGCTGGAGTGGGCGGCGCGGGTCGAGGCGCTGGGCGCGGGCGAGATCTTGCTGACCAGTATGGACGGCGACGGCACGCAGGCGGGCTACGACGTGGCGCTGACGCGGGCCGTGGCTGAGGCGGTCAACATCCCGGTCATCGCTTCCGGCGGCGCGGGTACAATGGCGCATTTCGCCGACGTGCTGACGACGGGGCAGGCCGACGCGGCGCTGGCGGCGTCGCTATTCCACTACCGGCAGTTGGCGATCCACGATCTGAAGCGCTATTTGCGGCAACAAGGAATTCACGTGCGCTATGACGGCTGAGTTGAAATTCGATGATCGCGGCCTGATCGTGGCCGTGGTGCAGGACGCGACGACGCGCGCCGTGCTGATGGTGGCCTACATGAATGGCGAGGCGTTGCGCCTGACCCGTGCCACGGGCGAGGCCCACTTCTGGAGCCGCAGCCGGCAGGCGCTATGGCACAAGGGCGGCACGTCGGGCAACGTGCAGCGCGTGCGCGAAATCCGGTATGATTGCGACGGCGATGCCCTGTTGCTGCTGGTCGATTCCGCCGGGCCGGCCTGCCACACCGGGGAGATGTCGTGTTTCTATCGCCCGCTGCCCGTCGGGGACGAACCGCAGGAAGGATGATACCATGAGCGACGTGATCCACAGGCTGGAAGCTGTATTGGCTGAACGAAAGAATGAGTCGCCGGAGCGATCGTACACGTCCCGGCTGCTGGCGGCGGGCGAGGATGAGATCGTCAAGAAGATCGGCGAAGAGGCCATCGAGGTGATCCTGGCCGCCAAGGGGCAGGGGGATGGCCGCGTGGTCGAAGAATCGGCCGATCTGGTCTATCATCTGTTGGTGCTGCTGCTGGCACGCGGGCAGTCATGGGCCGCGGTCGAGGACGAACTGTCGCGCCGCATGGCCCCGAAATAATTAGTACACGGATTACACGGATTAGGCGGATTGACACGGATAAGAGACATTGATCTGGCCGGACTAATGCGATTTACGTCGGGTGGGGCGTTGGGCATCTTTGTCGCCCGCGTCCTCGGCGAGGCGCTAGGCTTGCCCGGCGCGTGGGCGGCCGTGGCCCTCAGCGGCTTGCTGGGCGCGGTCGGGGCGTGGCTGTTGGCCCGCCGTCCGTTGGCGCAAACGTGGCCGGCCCTCATTCTCCTGGCTTACATTGTTTATCCCGAACCGGATATGGCGTTGGCCGGGCGTGTGGCGGCCACGACCGTTCTGGCCGTCGCGCTGGTCAAGCTCTATCCCGTCCGGCCGCGAACGGTAGACCCCCTTTCGCCGCAGACAAGCCGCGTCGATTGGTTGCTCGCGGCGCTATCGACCGTGGCATTTTTCGGGCTATACGTGGCGACGCTGGCCCCCGACGTATTGGCCGCCGACAGCGGCGAGCTTCAGGTCGTGGCCGCCCAACTGGGTGTGGCCCACCCGCCGGGCTTTCCGCTGTACGTCATGGTGGCCCATCTGTTCACGCGGTTGCTGCCGTTCGTGTCGCCGGCCTACGCGGTCAATCTCTTCTCGGCGGTGACGAGCGCGCTGACCGTGGGCGTCGTCTATCTGTCGGCCGCCCGGCTGACCGGCCGCCGCCTGCCCGGACTGGTGGCGGCCGTCGCCCTGGGCACGGCGACCACCTTCTGGTCGCAGGCGACGACGGCCAACGTGCGTAGTCTGACCGGCCTCTTCGCGGCGCTGATCCTCTACGCCCTCATCCGCTTTAGAGGGGCGACCGTGGACGGCGACAAGATTGCCGCCGACTGTTGGCTGATCCTCACCGCGCTATTCATGGGCTTTGGTCTGACCCACCACGTCTCGCTCCTCTTCCTCGTCGCCGTGGGGTTGCTGTTCATCTTGATTGTCGATCGGTCGCTGATGC is drawn from Candidatus Promineifilum breve and contains these coding sequences:
- the hisF gene encoding imidazole glycerol phosphate synthase subunit HisF encodes the protein MLAKRIIPCLDVKDGRVVKGINFVALRDAGDPVEQASYYDAEGADELVFLDITATHEARGTVMAMARAVADRVFIPFTVGGGIRTVDDMRAILRAGADKVSINSAAVRTPELIATGATAFGSQAIVVAIDARRRTAGPDGWEVYVSGGRVATGLDALEWAARVEALGAGEILLTSMDGDGTQAGYDVALTRAVAEAVNIPVIASGGAGTMAHFADVLTTGQADAALAASLFHYRQLAIHDLKRYLRQQGIHVRYDG
- the hisI gene encoding phosphoribosyl-AMP cyclohydrolase translates to MTAELKFDDRGLIVAVVQDATTRAVLMVAYMNGEALRLTRATGEAHFWSRSRQALWHKGGTSGNVQRVREIRYDCDGDALLLLVDSAGPACHTGEMSCFYRPLPVGDEPQEG
- the hisE gene encoding phosphoribosyl-ATP diphosphatase, which translates into the protein MSDVIHRLEAVLAERKNESPERSYTSRLLAAGEDEIVKKIGEEAIEVILAAKGQGDGRVVEESADLVYHLLVLLLARGQSWAAVEDELSRRMAPK